One part of the Glycine max cultivar Williams 82 chromosome 14, Glycine_max_v4.0, whole genome shotgun sequence genome encodes these proteins:
- the LOC100818984 gene encoding zinc finger CCCH domain-containing protein 18 isoform X2, which translates to MDSPYTSIVFDKIQKFEPENARKIIGYLFFQGHGEQEMAKLASCPDYFIREVAVQARKELQRTPTSPNFQVPPPYWDPQSAGNVNPDFMGMNYLDSIVELQKQTQMLTLENQIDAVKTGTGGIANDYYGLDASAANLGGKAGRRFSEFPMKICHYFNKGFCKHGTSCRFYHGQVVPENFSQMYGNDAISEDQVISPGSLAQLESEIIELLRTKGGPMSIASLPMAYYDKYKKVLQADGYLTESQRHGKSGYSLTKLLARLNNSIRLIGRPHGQHSVVLAEDAPTQMQKGDFARNISASRQIYLTFPADSTFTEDDVSNYFNTFGPVADVRIPNQQRRMFGFVTFVHSETVKTVLDKGNPHCVRGSRVLVKPYQEKAKVNERKYTDRIEHPVCYSPHYVDIDTELNSIPRSFGNHRSIRRQLQLIEEEEQGRSLELKKRSLAQLPFAQKYFFSSPHFGFSMDESRISDDHFNFQPAEESFSFPLHAKSRHTDSNYSDEDSNQGLNLPDSPFAFPLDSGM; encoded by the exons ATGGATTCTCCCTACACAAGTATAGTCTTTGATAAAATTCAGAAATTTGAGCCAGAGAATGCTAGAAAGATAATTGGCTATCTCTTCTTTCAAGGCCATGGAGAACAAGAAATGGCTAAATTGGCTTCATGCCCTGACTATTTCATCCGTGAAGTGGCAGTTCAGGCTAGAAAGGAACTCCAAAG AACTCCTACTTCACCAAACTTTCAGGTGCCTCCTCCCTATTGGGATCCACAATCTGCTGGCAATGTCAATCCGGACTTTATGGGAATGAATTACTTGGATTCTATTGTAGAACTTCAGAAGCAGACACAGATGCTTACTTTGGAGAATCAAATAGATGCTGTAAAAACTGGGACTGGAGGGATTGCCAATGATTACTATGGCTTAGATGCTTCTGCTGCCAATTTGGGTGGAAAAGCTGGGAGAAGGTTTTCTGAATTTCCAATGAAGATATGTCACTATTTCAACAAAGGATTCTGTAAGCATGGAACTAGCTGCAGATTCTATCATGGGCAAGTTGTCCCTGAGAATTTCTCTCAGATGTATGGAAATGATGCTATTAGTGAGGATCAGGTGATTTCACCGGGGTCACTGGCACAGTTAGAGTCTGAAATTATTGAGCTCCTAAGAACAAAAGGTGGTCCAATGTCAATTGCTTCCCTGCCAATGGCATACTAcgataaatataaaaaggtaCTGCAAGCAGATGGTTATTTAACCGAGAGCCAGAGGCATGGTAAGTCTGGCTATAGTTTGACGAAGCTTCTTGCACGACTGAACAATAGTATTCGGCTAATAGGCAG ACCTCATGGACAGCATTCAGTGGTTCTGGCAGAAGATGCTCCCACACAAATGCAAAAGGGAGATTTTGCTCGAAATATCAGTGCTTCACGGCAAATATATCTGACGTTCCCAGCTGACAGCACTTTCACAGAGGATGATGTCTCAAACTACTTCAA CACATTTGGACCTGTTGCAGATGTCAGAATTCCTAACCAGCAGAGAAGGATGTTTGGATTTGTGACATTTGTTCATTCAGAAACTGTCAAAACTGTTTTGGATAAGGGCAATCCCCATTGTGTTCGGGGTTCTCGGGTGCTTGTGAAACCTTACCAGGAGAAGGCAAAGGTTAATGAAAG GAAGTACACAGATAGAATTGAGCACCCTGTTTGTTATTCACCACACTATGTAGATATCGACACTGAACTTAACTCAA ttcCAAGAAGTTTTGGGAACCATAGATCCATTAGGAGACAGCTACAACTAATCGAAGAGGAAGAGCAGGGGCGATCCCTGGAACTTAAGAAGAGAAGTCTTGCACAGCTGCCGTTTGCCCAAAAATATTTCTTCAGTTCACCTCATTTTGGCTTCTCCATGGATGAGTCAAGGATTTCAGATG ATCACTTCAATTTCCAGCCTGCAGAAGAATCTTTCAGTTTTCCACTGCATGCCAAATCCAGGCATACAGACTCCAATTACTCTGATGAGGACAG CAATCAAGGACTCAATCTCCCGGACAGTCCATTCGCATTTCCACTAGATAGTGGGATGTAA
- the LOC100818984 gene encoding zinc finger CCCH domain-containing protein 18 isoform X1 — protein MDSPYTSIVFDKIQKFEPENARKIIGYLFFQGHGEQEMAKLASCPDYFIREVAVQARKELQRLAAKPDMLAMSLTVNPQHGLSDLSVISPRTPTSPNFQVPPPYWDPQSAGNVNPDFMGMNYLDSIVELQKQTQMLTLENQIDAVKTGTGGIANDYYGLDASAANLGGKAGRRFSEFPMKICHYFNKGFCKHGTSCRFYHGQVVPENFSQMYGNDAISEDQVISPGSLAQLESEIIELLRTKGGPMSIASLPMAYYDKYKKVLQADGYLTESQRHGKSGYSLTKLLARLNNSIRLIGRPHGQHSVVLAEDAPTQMQKGDFARNISASRQIYLTFPADSTFTEDDVSNYFNTFGPVADVRIPNQQRRMFGFVTFVHSETVKTVLDKGNPHCVRGSRVLVKPYQEKAKVNERKYTDRIEHPVCYSPHYVDIDTELNSIPRSFGNHRSIRRQLQLIEEEEQGRSLELKKRSLAQLPFAQKYFFSSPHFGFSMDESRISDDHFNFQPAEESFSFPLHAKSRHTDSNYSDEDSNQGLNLPDSPFAFPLDSGM, from the exons ATGGATTCTCCCTACACAAGTATAGTCTTTGATAAAATTCAGAAATTTGAGCCAGAGAATGCTAGAAAGATAATTGGCTATCTCTTCTTTCAAGGCCATGGAGAACAAGAAATGGCTAAATTGGCTTCATGCCCTGACTATTTCATCCGTGAAGTGGCAGTTCAGGCTAGAAAGGAACTCCAAAGGTTGGCTGCTAAACCAGATATGCTTGCAATGTCACTTACTGTAAACCCTCAGCATGGTTTAAGTGATTTATCAGTAATCTCCCCTAGAACTCCTACTTCACCAAACTTTCAGGTGCCTCCTCCCTATTGGGATCCACAATCTGCTGGCAATGTCAATCCGGACTTTATGGGAATGAATTACTTGGATTCTATTGTAGAACTTCAGAAGCAGACACAGATGCTTACTTTGGAGAATCAAATAGATGCTGTAAAAACTGGGACTGGAGGGATTGCCAATGATTACTATGGCTTAGATGCTTCTGCTGCCAATTTGGGTGGAAAAGCTGGGAGAAGGTTTTCTGAATTTCCAATGAAGATATGTCACTATTTCAACAAAGGATTCTGTAAGCATGGAACTAGCTGCAGATTCTATCATGGGCAAGTTGTCCCTGAGAATTTCTCTCAGATGTATGGAAATGATGCTATTAGTGAGGATCAGGTGATTTCACCGGGGTCACTGGCACAGTTAGAGTCTGAAATTATTGAGCTCCTAAGAACAAAAGGTGGTCCAATGTCAATTGCTTCCCTGCCAATGGCATACTAcgataaatataaaaaggtaCTGCAAGCAGATGGTTATTTAACCGAGAGCCAGAGGCATGGTAAGTCTGGCTATAGTTTGACGAAGCTTCTTGCACGACTGAACAATAGTATTCGGCTAATAGGCAG ACCTCATGGACAGCATTCAGTGGTTCTGGCAGAAGATGCTCCCACACAAATGCAAAAGGGAGATTTTGCTCGAAATATCAGTGCTTCACGGCAAATATATCTGACGTTCCCAGCTGACAGCACTTTCACAGAGGATGATGTCTCAAACTACTTCAA CACATTTGGACCTGTTGCAGATGTCAGAATTCCTAACCAGCAGAGAAGGATGTTTGGATTTGTGACATTTGTTCATTCAGAAACTGTCAAAACTGTTTTGGATAAGGGCAATCCCCATTGTGTTCGGGGTTCTCGGGTGCTTGTGAAACCTTACCAGGAGAAGGCAAAGGTTAATGAAAG GAAGTACACAGATAGAATTGAGCACCCTGTTTGTTATTCACCACACTATGTAGATATCGACACTGAACTTAACTCAA ttcCAAGAAGTTTTGGGAACCATAGATCCATTAGGAGACAGCTACAACTAATCGAAGAGGAAGAGCAGGGGCGATCCCTGGAACTTAAGAAGAGAAGTCTTGCACAGCTGCCGTTTGCCCAAAAATATTTCTTCAGTTCACCTCATTTTGGCTTCTCCATGGATGAGTCAAGGATTTCAGATG ATCACTTCAATTTCCAGCCTGCAGAAGAATCTTTCAGTTTTCCACTGCATGCCAAATCCAGGCATACAGACTCCAATTACTCTGATGAGGACAG CAATCAAGGACTCAATCTCCCGGACAGTCCATTCGCATTTCCACTAGATAGTGGGATGTAA
- the LOC102660933 gene encoding transcription termination factor MTERF9, chloroplastic isoform X1 — MAAVMPLYPYNPMLYFSTPSSFCSQFWILERERLGSARLKNLVKLAAHSNPRILKSNRKSKYGEALSLYDSDEDDEELDDDDNEDDDDDWLSDEEFSEPANLDVNNKRFKSKTTKGNDRQQEREWGLRSFDNEQSIRLPRSERVATLQRNESGKLPNRDTLQHSRNVKDKKYPQLSEEIPLDVKWLPLLDYLSTFGMKESHFVQMYERRMQSLQINVCSAQERLEYLLSIGVKQRDVRRILLRQPQILEYTVENNLKSHVAFLRGLGIPNSRIGQIIAAAPSLFSYSVENSLKPTVSYLIEEVGIKEKDLGKVIQLSPQILVQRIDISWNTRCMFLTKELGAPRDSIVKMVTKHPQLLHYSIDDGLLPRINFLRSIGMKNSDILKVLTSLTQVLSLSLEENLKPKYLYLVNELNNEVQSLTKYPMYLSLSLDQRIRPRHRFLVSLKKAPKGPFPLGSLVPTDECFCQQWAGTSLDKYLAFRQRLLLKKFAEKYERKM, encoded by the exons ATGGCGGCTGTTATGCCTCTCTATCCTTATAATCCAATGCTATACTTTTCGACTCCTTCGAGTTTTTGTTCTCAATTTTGGATTTTGGAGAGAGAGCGTTTGGGTTCTGCGAGGTTGAAGAATTTGGTGAAACTTGCAGCACATTCCAATCCGAGGATTCTCAAGAGCAACAGGAAGTCAAAGTATGGAGAGGCACTGTCGCTGTACGATAGCGACGAAGACGATGAAGAATTGGACGACGACGACAACGAGGATGACGATGATGATTGGCTTTCTGAT GAGGAATTTTCTGAGCCTGCTAACTTAGATGTTAATAACAAGAGATTTAAGTCAAAGACAACTAAAG GAAACGATAGACAACAGGAACGGGAGTGGGGTTTGAGATCTTTTGACAATGAACAAAGCATTAGATTGCCTAGAAGTGAGAGAGTGGCAACCTTACAAAGAAATGAGAGTGGAAAGCTACCAAATCGTGATACA ttGCAGCATAGTAGAAAtgtaaaggataaaaaatatccGCAGTTGTCTGAGGAGATTCCTTTGGATGTGAAATGGTTACCACTTCTTGATTACTTAAGCACTTTTGGAATGAAGGAATCACACTTTGTCCAAATGTATGAGAGACGCATGCAATCACTTCAAATTAATGTGTGTTCTGCACAGGAGAGGTTAGAATACTTGTTGAGTATTGGTGTTAAACAAAGAGATGTAAGAAGAATCCTTTTGAGGCAACCACAAATTCTTGAGTATACAGTGGAGAACAATTTGAAGTCTCATGTTGCTTTCTTGAGGGGCCTGGGCATACCTAATTCTAGAATAGGGCAAATCATTGCTGCTGCGCCATCCTTGTTTTCTTATAGTGTTGAGAATTCGTTAAAACCTACAGTTAGTTATTTAATTGAGGAAGTTGGCATCAAGGAAAAAGATTTGGGTAAGGTCATTCAGCTTAGTCCCCAGATTCTTGTGCAGAGAATTGACATTTCATGGAATACTCGTTGTATGTTTCTTACCAAAGAGTTGGGTGCACCCAGAGATAGCATTGTGAAAATGGTGACAAAACATCCCCAACTTCTCCATTACAGCATAGATGATGGATTACTTCCAAGAATAAATTTCCTAAGGAGCATAGGAATGAAAAATTCAGACATCTTGAAAGTTTTGACTAGCCTAACACAG GTGCTATCTCTGTCCTTAGAGGAGAATCTAAAGCCCAAATATTTGTACTTGGTTAATGAACTTAACAATGAGGTGCAATCCTTGACCAAATACCCGATGTATCTTAGCTTATCTTTAGACCAGAGAATTCGTCCTCGTCATAGGTTCTTGGTTTCCCTAAAGAAAGCTCCAAAAGGACCATTTCCACTTGGATCTCTAGTTCCAACTGATGAATGCTTTTGCCAACAGTGGGCTGGAACTAGTTTAGATAAATATTTGGCATTTCGTCAGAGattattacttaaaaagtttgctgagaaatatgaaagaaaaatgtgA
- the LOC102660933 gene encoding transcription termination factor MTERF9, chloroplastic isoform X2, giving the protein MAAVMPLYPYNPMLYFSTPSSFCSQFWILERERLGSARLKNLVKLAAHSNPRILKSNRKSKYGEALSLYDSDEDDEELDDDDNEDDDDDWLSDEEFSEPANLDVNNKRFKSKTTKGNDRQQEREWGLRSFDNEQSIRLPRSERVATLQRNESGKLPNRDTHSRNVKDKKYPQLSEEIPLDVKWLPLLDYLSTFGMKESHFVQMYERRMQSLQINVCSAQERLEYLLSIGVKQRDVRRILLRQPQILEYTVENNLKSHVAFLRGLGIPNSRIGQIIAAAPSLFSYSVENSLKPTVSYLIEEVGIKEKDLGKVIQLSPQILVQRIDISWNTRCMFLTKELGAPRDSIVKMVTKHPQLLHYSIDDGLLPRINFLRSIGMKNSDILKVLTSLTQVLSLSLEENLKPKYLYLVNELNNEVQSLTKYPMYLSLSLDQRIRPRHRFLVSLKKAPKGPFPLGSLVPTDECFCQQWAGTSLDKYLAFRQRLLLKKFAEKYERKM; this is encoded by the exons ATGGCGGCTGTTATGCCTCTCTATCCTTATAATCCAATGCTATACTTTTCGACTCCTTCGAGTTTTTGTTCTCAATTTTGGATTTTGGAGAGAGAGCGTTTGGGTTCTGCGAGGTTGAAGAATTTGGTGAAACTTGCAGCACATTCCAATCCGAGGATTCTCAAGAGCAACAGGAAGTCAAAGTATGGAGAGGCACTGTCGCTGTACGATAGCGACGAAGACGATGAAGAATTGGACGACGACGACAACGAGGATGACGATGATGATTGGCTTTCTGAT GAGGAATTTTCTGAGCCTGCTAACTTAGATGTTAATAACAAGAGATTTAAGTCAAAGACAACTAAAG GAAACGATAGACAACAGGAACGGGAGTGGGGTTTGAGATCTTTTGACAATGAACAAAGCATTAGATTGCCTAGAAGTGAGAGAGTGGCAACCTTACAAAGAAATGAGAGTGGAAAGCTACCAAATCGTGATACA CATAGTAGAAAtgtaaaggataaaaaatatccGCAGTTGTCTGAGGAGATTCCTTTGGATGTGAAATGGTTACCACTTCTTGATTACTTAAGCACTTTTGGAATGAAGGAATCACACTTTGTCCAAATGTATGAGAGACGCATGCAATCACTTCAAATTAATGTGTGTTCTGCACAGGAGAGGTTAGAATACTTGTTGAGTATTGGTGTTAAACAAAGAGATGTAAGAAGAATCCTTTTGAGGCAACCACAAATTCTTGAGTATACAGTGGAGAACAATTTGAAGTCTCATGTTGCTTTCTTGAGGGGCCTGGGCATACCTAATTCTAGAATAGGGCAAATCATTGCTGCTGCGCCATCCTTGTTTTCTTATAGTGTTGAGAATTCGTTAAAACCTACAGTTAGTTATTTAATTGAGGAAGTTGGCATCAAGGAAAAAGATTTGGGTAAGGTCATTCAGCTTAGTCCCCAGATTCTTGTGCAGAGAATTGACATTTCATGGAATACTCGTTGTATGTTTCTTACCAAAGAGTTGGGTGCACCCAGAGATAGCATTGTGAAAATGGTGACAAAACATCCCCAACTTCTCCATTACAGCATAGATGATGGATTACTTCCAAGAATAAATTTCCTAAGGAGCATAGGAATGAAAAATTCAGACATCTTGAAAGTTTTGACTAGCCTAACACAG GTGCTATCTCTGTCCTTAGAGGAGAATCTAAAGCCCAAATATTTGTACTTGGTTAATGAACTTAACAATGAGGTGCAATCCTTGACCAAATACCCGATGTATCTTAGCTTATCTTTAGACCAGAGAATTCGTCCTCGTCATAGGTTCTTGGTTTCCCTAAAGAAAGCTCCAAAAGGACCATTTCCACTTGGATCTCTAGTTCCAACTGATGAATGCTTTTGCCAACAGTGGGCTGGAACTAGTTTAGATAAATATTTGGCATTTCGTCAGAGattattacttaaaaagtttgctgagaaatatgaaagaaaaatgtgA
- the LOC100777123 gene encoding uncharacterized protein isoform X2, which yields MEAAAASSSLSLLSLASVKTRSKVAQNCHVTQQRQRCNHVCVKNARRTRVTAVPVNVDDVTTVLDPAPVEVTWQIVVGAIAGVTPFVVAGIEFSKRIIAQKRCEVCGGSGLVLREKEKDYLRCPECVSFILVMRSYDKCMTANSSVSLVIPLQQCN from the exons ATGGAAGCAGCAGCAGCATCTTCTTCTTTGTCTCTGCTTTCGTTAGCGAGTGTGAAAACTAGGAGCAAAGTCGCACAGAACTGTCACGTGACTCAACAAAGACAACGTTGTAATCATGTTTGTGTTAAGAATGCAAGAAGAACAAGGGTGACTGCTGTGCCTGTGAATGTTGATGATGTAACCACAGTACTTGACCCTGCTCCAGTGGAAGTCACATGGCAAATTGTGGTTGGAGCTATAG CTGGGGTTACCCCTTTTGTGGTGGCAGGGATTGAATTTAGCAAAAGAATT ATAGCTCAAAAAAGATGCGAGGTGTGTGGAGGGTCAGGGCTTGTTCttagggaaaaggaaaaggactATCTCCGTTGCCCAGAATGTG tttctttcattttggttATGAGGAGCTATGACAAGTGTATGACGGCAAATTCTAGCGTTTCTTTGGTAATTCCACTCCAGCAGTGTAATTGA
- the LOC100777123 gene encoding uncharacterized protein isoform X3, whose translation MEAAAASSSLSLLSLASVKTRSKVAQNCHVTQQRQRCNHVCVKNARRTRVTAVPVNVDDVTTVLDPAPVEVTWQIVVGAIAGVTPFVVAGIEFSKRIIAQKRCEVCGGSGLVLREKEKDYLRCPECGGFLPWQSWKRFFSG comes from the exons ATGGAAGCAGCAGCAGCATCTTCTTCTTTGTCTCTGCTTTCGTTAGCGAGTGTGAAAACTAGGAGCAAAGTCGCACAGAACTGTCACGTGACTCAACAAAGACAACGTTGTAATCATGTTTGTGTTAAGAATGCAAGAAGAACAAGGGTGACTGCTGTGCCTGTGAATGTTGATGATGTAACCACAGTACTTGACCCTGCTCCAGTGGAAGTCACATGGCAAATTGTGGTTGGAGCTATAG CTGGGGTTACCCCTTTTGTGGTGGCAGGGATTGAATTTAGCAAAAGAATT ATAGCTCAAAAAAGATGCGAGGTGTGTGGAGGGTCAGGGCTTGTTCttagggaaaaggaaaaggactATCTCCGTTGCCCAGAATGTG GTGGGTTTCTTCCTTGGCAATCCTGGAAAAGATTCTTCTCCGGTTAA
- the LOC100777123 gene encoding uncharacterized protein isoform X1 produces the protein MEAAAASSSLSLLSLASVKTRSKVAQNCHVTQQRQRCNHVCVKNARRTRVTAVPVNVDDVTTVLDPAPVEVTWQIVVGAIAGVTPFVVAGIEFSKRIIAQKRCEVCGGSGLVLREKEKDYLRCPECVSFILVMRSYDKCMTANSSVSLVGFFLGNPGKDSSPVNFYSIVQKTILQQMTTLF, from the exons ATGGAAGCAGCAGCAGCATCTTCTTCTTTGTCTCTGCTTTCGTTAGCGAGTGTGAAAACTAGGAGCAAAGTCGCACAGAACTGTCACGTGACTCAACAAAGACAACGTTGTAATCATGTTTGTGTTAAGAATGCAAGAAGAACAAGGGTGACTGCTGTGCCTGTGAATGTTGATGATGTAACCACAGTACTTGACCCTGCTCCAGTGGAAGTCACATGGCAAATTGTGGTTGGAGCTATAG CTGGGGTTACCCCTTTTGTGGTGGCAGGGATTGAATTTAGCAAAAGAATT ATAGCTCAAAAAAGATGCGAGGTGTGTGGAGGGTCAGGGCTTGTTCttagggaaaaggaaaaggactATCTCCGTTGCCCAGAATGTG tttctttcattttggttATGAGGAGCTATGACAAGTGTATGACGGCAAATTCTAGCGTTTCTTTG GTGGGTTTCTTCCTTGGCAATCCTGGAAAAGATTCTTCTCCGGTTAATTTCTACAGCATTGTACAAAAAACCATACTTCAACAAATGACAACTTTATTTTAG